In Musa acuminata AAA Group cultivar baxijiao chromosome BXJ2-3, Cavendish_Baxijiao_AAA, whole genome shotgun sequence, the following proteins share a genomic window:
- the LOC135608278 gene encoding pre-mRNA cleavage factor Im 25 kDa subunit 1-like isoform X4: MENGETFHCNDSGDGGGGSNVVEIYPLSRYFFGSKDAIPDKDDCLADRLQRMKANYAARGMRTCVHGILLVELFQHPHVLLLQVRNSFFKLPGGRLRSGESDVEGLKRKLSRKLSSEENGTNADWQIDERIGMWWRSDFETLPFPYLPPNLRRPKECTKLFLVKLPMTRHFIVPRNLKLLAVPLCQLHDNSETYGPIISGIPQLLSKFSFNIIQD, translated from the exons ATGGAAAACGGTGAGACGTTCCACTGCAACGACAGCGGCGACGGCGGCGGTGGAAGCAACGTGGTGGAGATATATCCCTTGAGTCGTTACTTCTTCGGTTCTAAAGACGCCATCCCTGACAAGGACGACTGCCTGGCCGACCGACTCCAGCGGATGAAAGCTAA TTACGCGGCTCGTGGGATGAGGACTTGCGTCCACGGGATCCTTCTG GTCGAATTGTTTCAACACCCTCATGTGCTATTACTGCAAGTGAGAAACTCTTTCTTTAAGCTACCAGGAGGTCGTCTTCGATCTGGTGAATCAG ATGTTGAAGGTCTAAAACGCAAGCTATCAAGAAAGCTCTCCAGTGAAGAAAATGGCACAAATGCTGACTGGCAG ATAGACGAGCGTATCGGGATGTGGTGGAGGTCAGACTTTGAAACGTTACCGTTCCCATATTTGCCTCCTAATTTGCGTCGACCGAAG GAATGCACAAAGCTTTTCCTGGTTAAGCTGCCAATGACACGGCATTTTATCGTACCAAGAAACCTGAAGCTGCTTGCCGTGCCGTTGTGCCAATTACATGACAATAGCGAG ACATATGGCCCGATTATATCCGGTATACCACAATTACTGTCAAAGTTCTCCTTCAACATCATCCAAGATTGA
- the LOC135608278 gene encoding pre-mRNA cleavage factor Im 25 kDa subunit 1-like isoform X2 has translation MENGETFHCNDSGDGGGGSNVVEIYPLSRYFFGSKDAIPDKDDCLADRLQRMKANYAARGMRTCVHGILLVELFQHPHVLLLQVRNSFFKLPGGRLRSGESDVEGLKRKLSRKLSSEENGTNADWQIDERIGMWWRSDFETLPFPYLPPNLRRPKVCTISCCSVVYKPCLLLLFCGSFPLQECTKLFLVKLPMTRHFIVPRNLKLLAVPLCQLHDNSETYGPIISGIPQLLSKFSFNIIQD, from the exons ATGGAAAACGGTGAGACGTTCCACTGCAACGACAGCGGCGACGGCGGCGGTGGAAGCAACGTGGTGGAGATATATCCCTTGAGTCGTTACTTCTTCGGTTCTAAAGACGCCATCCCTGACAAGGACGACTGCCTGGCCGACCGACTCCAGCGGATGAAAGCTAA TTACGCGGCTCGTGGGATGAGGACTTGCGTCCACGGGATCCTTCTG GTCGAATTGTTTCAACACCCTCATGTGCTATTACTGCAAGTGAGAAACTCTTTCTTTAAGCTACCAGGAGGTCGTCTTCGATCTGGTGAATCAG ATGTTGAAGGTCTAAAACGCAAGCTATCAAGAAAGCTCTCCAGTGAAGAAAATGGCACAAATGCTGACTGGCAG ATAGACGAGCGTATCGGGATGTGGTGGAGGTCAGACTTTGAAACGTTACCGTTCCCATATTTGCCTCCTAATTTGCGTCGACCGAAGGTGTGCACCATCTCATGTTGCTCTGTTGTATATAAACCATGTTTATTACTTTTGTTTTGTGGTTCTTTCCCACTACAGGAATGCACAAAGCTTTTCCTGGTTAAGCTGCCAATGACACGGCATTTTATCGTACCAAGAAACCTGAAGCTGCTTGCCGTGCCGTTGTGCCAATTACATGACAATAGCGAG ACATATGGCCCGATTATATCCGGTATACCACAATTACTGTCAAAGTTCTCCTTCAACATCATCCAAGATTGA
- the LOC135608278 gene encoding pre-mRNA cleavage factor Im 25 kDa subunit 1-like isoform X1 has product MENGETFHCNDSGDGGGGSNVVEIYPLSRYFFGSKDAIPDKDDCLADRLQRMKANTWWVSRSYAARGMRTCVHGILLVELFQHPHVLLLQVRNSFFKLPGGRLRSGESDVEGLKRKLSRKLSSEENGTNADWQIDERIGMWWRSDFETLPFPYLPPNLRRPKVCTISCCSVVYKPCLLLLFCGSFPLQECTKLFLVKLPMTRHFIVPRNLKLLAVPLCQLHDNSETYGPIISGIPQLLSKFSFNIIQD; this is encoded by the exons ATGGAAAACGGTGAGACGTTCCACTGCAACGACAGCGGCGACGGCGGCGGTGGAAGCAACGTGGTGGAGATATATCCCTTGAGTCGTTACTTCTTCGGTTCTAAAGACGCCATCCCTGACAAGGACGACTGCCTGGCCGACCGACTCCAGCGGATGAAAGCTAA CACTTGGTGGGTTTCTCGCAGTTACGCGGCTCGTGGGATGAGGACTTGCGTCCACGGGATCCTTCTG GTCGAATTGTTTCAACACCCTCATGTGCTATTACTGCAAGTGAGAAACTCTTTCTTTAAGCTACCAGGAGGTCGTCTTCGATCTGGTGAATCAG ATGTTGAAGGTCTAAAACGCAAGCTATCAAGAAAGCTCTCCAGTGAAGAAAATGGCACAAATGCTGACTGGCAG ATAGACGAGCGTATCGGGATGTGGTGGAGGTCAGACTTTGAAACGTTACCGTTCCCATATTTGCCTCCTAATTTGCGTCGACCGAAGGTGTGCACCATCTCATGTTGCTCTGTTGTATATAAACCATGTTTATTACTTTTGTTTTGTGGTTCTTTCCCACTACAGGAATGCACAAAGCTTTTCCTGGTTAAGCTGCCAATGACACGGCATTTTATCGTACCAAGAAACCTGAAGCTGCTTGCCGTGCCGTTGTGCCAATTACATGACAATAGCGAG ACATATGGCCCGATTATATCCGGTATACCACAATTACTGTCAAAGTTCTCCTTCAACATCATCCAAGATTGA
- the LOC135608278 gene encoding pre-mRNA cleavage factor Im 25 kDa subunit 1-like isoform X3 produces the protein MENGETFHCNDSGDGGGGSNVVEIYPLSRYFFGSKDAIPDKDDCLADRLQRMKANTWWVSRSYAARGMRTCVHGILLVELFQHPHVLLLQVRNSFFKLPGGRLRSGESDVEGLKRKLSRKLSSEENGTNADWQIDERIGMWWRSDFETLPFPYLPPNLRRPKECTKLFLVKLPMTRHFIVPRNLKLLAVPLCQLHDNSETYGPIISGIPQLLSKFSFNIIQD, from the exons ATGGAAAACGGTGAGACGTTCCACTGCAACGACAGCGGCGACGGCGGCGGTGGAAGCAACGTGGTGGAGATATATCCCTTGAGTCGTTACTTCTTCGGTTCTAAAGACGCCATCCCTGACAAGGACGACTGCCTGGCCGACCGACTCCAGCGGATGAAAGCTAA CACTTGGTGGGTTTCTCGCAGTTACGCGGCTCGTGGGATGAGGACTTGCGTCCACGGGATCCTTCTG GTCGAATTGTTTCAACACCCTCATGTGCTATTACTGCAAGTGAGAAACTCTTTCTTTAAGCTACCAGGAGGTCGTCTTCGATCTGGTGAATCAG ATGTTGAAGGTCTAAAACGCAAGCTATCAAGAAAGCTCTCCAGTGAAGAAAATGGCACAAATGCTGACTGGCAG ATAGACGAGCGTATCGGGATGTGGTGGAGGTCAGACTTTGAAACGTTACCGTTCCCATATTTGCCTCCTAATTTGCGTCGACCGAAG GAATGCACAAAGCTTTTCCTGGTTAAGCTGCCAATGACACGGCATTTTATCGTACCAAGAAACCTGAAGCTGCTTGCCGTGCCGTTGTGCCAATTACATGACAATAGCGAG ACATATGGCCCGATTATATCCGGTATACCACAATTACTGTCAAAGTTCTCCTTCAACATCATCCAAGATTGA